From Macrobrachium nipponense isolate FS-2020 chromosome 6, ASM1510439v2, whole genome shotgun sequence, a single genomic window includes:
- the LOC135216597 gene encoding collagen alpha-1(I) chain-like: protein MTGQADEARHVSWDGRAGPATRPRAGGRGPPRIPGWAGGACHMSWDMWLGLATLPGTGGRVPAHILGRAGEDRHASRDGRVGPATRPGTGGWGPPLVQGGEGGVCHMSRDGRARPPSCPGTGRRGSPLVLGRAGKVRHMMGGGGAHHASRDGCAGHTMRPMTGGHGPPRVPVRAGGGAQLSRRFPRTGSGGAPPPPRAPGLGGRGPPRVPGFI, encoded by the coding sequence ATGACGGGACAGGCGGATGAAGCtcgccatgtgtcctgggacgggcgggcagggcctgCCACGCGTCCTAGGGCGGGTGGAAGGGGCCCGCCACgcatcccgggatgggcaggcgggGCCTGCCACATGTCCTGGGACATGTGGTTGGGGCTCGCCAcgcttcccgggacgggcgggcgggtcCCAGCTCacatcctgggacgggcgggcgaggacCGCCACGCATCCCGAGACGGGCGGGTGGGGCCAgccacgcgtcccgggacgggcgggtggggCCCGCCACTCGTCCAGGGAGGGGAGGGCGGGGTCTGCCACatgtccagggacgggcgggcgaggccaccctcttgtcccgggacgggcaggcgaggctCACCActtgtcctgggacgggcgggcaaggtcCGCCACATGATGGGCGGTGGTGGTGCCCACCATGCGTCCAGGGACGGGTGTGCGGGGCACACTATGCGTCCCATGACGGGGGGGCATGGCCCACCACGTGTACCGGTACGGGCGGGCGGCGGGGCGCAGCTTTCCAGACGCTTTCCCAGGACGGGCAGTGGCGGGGCCCCCCCCCCACCACGCGCTCCCGGGCTAGGTGGGCGGGGCCCGCCTCGCGTCCCGGGATTTATTTGA